Proteins from one Psilocybe cubensis strain MGC-MH-2018 chromosome 11, whole genome shotgun sequence genomic window:
- a CDS encoding Dehydrogenase azaJ, giving the protein MSSYPNQHLAAILPKQGGPLEITYRPTPAPGPNDLLINVKAIAINPVDWEQRHHGVTIAAYPAIIGSDIAGYVEAVGSNVPADAPQVGARVAAFAPSYLFGCAPDYGAFQERVIVPASFVTPIPDTLKFNEATLLPLGVLTAWAGFYQAGIAFGTKYTPADKKGVLIWGGSSSVGSNAIQIAKSFGFKVYVTASVKHHSYLSTLGADRLFDYKDPNVVDNIVRAVKEDGVVIQVGYDAVGQLKECQQILQKTKAEGPARLASAVPLTEDSPKAEGVVVKFVEAEGDATKIQELIHFVYRIWLKEKLEKGEYSPSPRMHIVEGGLKALNSALDEWKKGVSAVKIVVEVS; this is encoded by the coding sequence ATGTCTTCTTACCCCAACCAACACCTTGCAGCCATTCTACCTAAACAAGGAGGACCTCTCGAGATAACATACCGTCCCACTCCCGCCCCAGGACCCAACGATCTTCTGATCAACGTCAAAGCCATTGCAATCAATCCAGTTGACTGGGAGCAGCGCCACCACGGAGTTACAATCGCCGCATACCCTGCCATCATTGGGTCAGACATCGCAGGATATGTCGAAGCGGTAGGGTCAAACGTACCAGCCGACGCACCCCAGGTCGGCGCCCGCGTCGCAGCTTTCGCACCCTCATATTTATTTGGATGTGCCCCAGATTACGGCGCGTTCCAGGAGCGCGTTATCGTCCCTGCAAGCTTTGTTACTCCCATTCCCGATACGCTAAAGTTCAATGAAGCGACATTATTGCCACTGGGAGTGTTGACGGCATGGGCAGGTTTCTACCAAGCCGGTATTGCATTTGGCACCAAGTATACGCCTGCGGACAAGAAAGGGGTTTTGATATGGGGAGGTTCGAGCAGTGTGGGGAGCAATGCAATCCAAATCGCCAAGTCTTTCGGCTTCAAGGTTTATGTTACTGCCAGCGTAAAGCACCACAGTTATTTGAGTACCCTGGGGGCCGATAGACTGTTCGACTATAAAGATCCGAACGTTGTCGACAACATTGTTAGGGCGGTGAAGGAGGACGGGGTGGTCATTCAAGTTGGGTACGATGCAGTCGGTCAGTTGAAGGAATGTCAGCAAATTTTACAAAAAACCAAAGCAGAGGGTCCGGCTAGGTTGGCCTCTGCGGTACCCTTGACCGAGGATTCGCCTAAGGcagagggggtggtggttaAGTTTGTAGAGGCAGAAGGAGACGCAACAAAGATACAAGAGCTGATTCACTTTGTCTACAGAATTTGGCTGAAAGAGAAGCTGGAAAAAGGAGAGTATTCACCAAGCCCGAGAATGCATATTGTCGAGGGGGGCTTGAAAGCGCTAAACTCGGCTCTAGATGAGTGGAAGAAGGGCGTAAGCGCTGTGAAGATAGTTGTAGAGGTATCATGA
- a CDS encoding Dehydrogenase orf1 has product MPNTSRQHLAAMVPSVGAPFVIEPRSTPTPGPNEVLIEVKSVAVNPLDYFQRYTGFHIDVFPAIIGSDVGGTIIEVGSSVSLELKPGTRVSAFAPTFLLNGSPNYGAFQERVLVPDHFVTPLPNGRVSFNEASILPMALLTAWTGIVYQLGIPTSTTPYKPSDKQGLLIWSGASSVGTMAVKEDGVTVQLAYHTTGDLQDTLKVLQRVKGNGIAKVASAPALTEESPKTNDIEIGFVAPTSSGPKFDEVIDFVFRVWLKERLERAEFSPSPRVQVIGKGLGSLQLALEE; this is encoded by the exons ATGCCCAACACCTCTCGTCAACATCTTGCGGCAATGGTCCCATCGGTCGGCGCGCCATTTGTCATCGAGCCTCGAAGTACTCCCACTCCAGGACCAAATGAAGTCCTAATTGAAGTCAAATCGGTCGCAGTCAACCCACTCGACTATTTTCAACGTTACACTGGCTTCCATATTGACGTTTTCCCCGCCATTATTGGCTCTGATGTAGGAGGAACAATTATTGAGGTGGGATCCTCTGTCTCTCTGGAGCTCAAGCCGGGAACTCGCGTCTCTGCATTTGCCCCAACCTTCCTCTTAAACGGCTCTCCCAATTATGGTGCTTTCCAAGAACGTGTACTGGTCCCAGACCATTTTGTAACCCCGTTGCCAAATGGACGTGTTAGCTTCAACGAGGCAAGCATACTTCCTATGGCTCTTTTAACCGCTTGGACCGGGATCGTGTATCAGCTGGGAATCCCTACTTCTACCACTCCATACAAGCCGTCCGACAAACAGGGTCTCTTAATCTGGAGTGGTGCATCGAGCGTCGGCACGATG GCCGTAAAGGAAGATGGTGTGACAGTACAACTAGCATATCACACAACTGGCGACCTCCAAGATACGTTGAAGGTTCTGCAAAGGGTGAAGGGCAATGGAATCGCCAAAGTCGCATCGGCTCCAGCGTTGACGGAGGAGTCGCCTAAAACTAACGACATAGAAATCGGCTTTGTCGCGCCTACATCATCTGGTCCAAAGTTTGATGAAGTAATCGATTTCGTTTTCAGAGTTTGGCTGAAGGAAAGGCTGGAGAGGGCGGAGTTTTCACCCAGCCCCCGAGTTCAGGTGATTGGGAAAGGCTTGGGTTCGCTACAGCTTGCCTTGGAAGAATAG